In one Brassica oleracea var. oleracea cultivar TO1000 chromosome C9, BOL, whole genome shotgun sequence genomic region, the following are encoded:
- the LOC106319390 gene encoding uncharacterized protein LOC106319390 isoform X1 — protein sequence MFFSYYHQGTLIMDNPERFDQTNQGSSSSIPSKRKRGRPRSDEVQQLNPPVTAIDENLIGQMVSGVVEGSFEAGYFLNVKVADTDKQFKGIVFLPGKVTPVTPTTDLFPQAKMYAREVPSLNQQTPTTQSKRDAGNQTDFHPMSDEGVGSEAIDTEMKDVGGSSAEDKLTEPEGQTLSLMPQFASDDAPKDDHTVLRSEACGATLETNPTQATGSSSTLSLDLFQNETKRSGLTEDEESPKDAETRGMEGKTVSLVDDVPEELQLELGNKKMSATSNAAETNPDQATSSKGGLLANLFESREETAKGPEETYAGSGSGATTTTQVDDNDS from the exons ATGTTTTTTTCTTATTATCACCAGGGGACTTTGATCATGGATAATCCAGAGAGGTTTGACCAAACGAATCAAGGCTCTAGCTCTTCTATTCCAAGTAAGAGGAAAAGGGGTCGTCCTCGCAGTGATGAAGTCCAACAACTGAACCCACCTGTTACCGCCATTGATGAGAATCTGATAGGTCAGATGGTTTCTGGTGTGGTTGAAGGTTCTTTCGAGGCTGGCTATTTTCTCAACGTGAAGGTCGCTGACACGGATAAGCAATTTAAAGGCATTGTTTTCTTACCTGGCAAAGTCACTCCAGTTACTCCAACAACTGATTTGTTTCCCCAAGCTAAAATGTATGCAAGAGAAGTTCCTTCTCTAAACCAACAAACTCCAACCACTCAGTCCAAGAGAGACGCTGGGAATCAAACTGATTTTCATCCTATGAGCGATGAGGGTGTTGGTTCTGAGGCTATTGATACAGAGATGAAAGATGTTGGTGGCTCTTCTGCAGAGGATAAACTCACTGAACCTGAAGGCCAAACCCTCTCTCTGATGCCACAGTTTGCCAGTGATGATGCACCCAAAGATGACCATACCGTCCTGAGATCTGAAGCCTGTGGAGCAA CACTTGAAACGAATCCAACGCAGGCCACGGGATCTAGCTCTACGCTAAGCCTTGACCTCTTTCAGAATGAGACTAAGCGATCCGGATTAACTGAGGACGAGGAATCTCCTAAAGACGCTGAAACTCGTGGAATGGAGGGAAAAACGGTTTCTCTCGTTGATGATGTGCCAGAGGAGCTTCAGCTAGAGCTTGGCAACAAGAAAATGAGTGCTACATCCAATGCAGCTGAAACAAATCCTGATCAGGCTACTTCATCAAAAGGTGGGCTCTTGGCGAACTTGTTTGAAAGTAGAGAAGAAACAGCGAAAGGGCCAGAAGAAACTTATGCAGGTTCAGGGAGTGGGGCAACAACAACAACACAAGTAGATGATAATGATTCTTGA
- the LOC106319390 gene encoding uncharacterized protein LOC106319390 isoform X2, whose product MDNPERFDQTNQGSSSSIPSKRKRGRPRSDEVQQLNPPVTAIDENLIGQMVSGVVEGSFEAGYFLNVKVADTDKQFKGIVFLPGKVTPVTPTTDLFPQAKMYAREVPSLNQQTPTTQSKRDAGNQTDFHPMSDEGVGSEAIDTEMKDVGGSSAEDKLTEPEGQTLSLMPQFASDDAPKDDHTVLRSEACGATLETNPTQATGSSSTLSLDLFQNETKRSGLTEDEESPKDAETRGMEGKTVSLVDDVPEELQLELGNKKMSATSNAAETNPDQATSSKGGLLANLFESREETAKGPEETYAGSGSGATTTTQVDDNDS is encoded by the exons ATGGATAATCCAGAGAGGTTTGACCAAACGAATCAAGGCTCTAGCTCTTCTATTCCAAGTAAGAGGAAAAGGGGTCGTCCTCGCAGTGATGAAGTCCAACAACTGAACCCACCTGTTACCGCCATTGATGAGAATCTGATAGGTCAGATGGTTTCTGGTGTGGTTGAAGGTTCTTTCGAGGCTGGCTATTTTCTCAACGTGAAGGTCGCTGACACGGATAAGCAATTTAAAGGCATTGTTTTCTTACCTGGCAAAGTCACTCCAGTTACTCCAACAACTGATTTGTTTCCCCAAGCTAAAATGTATGCAAGAGAAGTTCCTTCTCTAAACCAACAAACTCCAACCACTCAGTCCAAGAGAGACGCTGGGAATCAAACTGATTTTCATCCTATGAGCGATGAGGGTGTTGGTTCTGAGGCTATTGATACAGAGATGAAAGATGTTGGTGGCTCTTCTGCAGAGGATAAACTCACTGAACCTGAAGGCCAAACCCTCTCTCTGATGCCACAGTTTGCCAGTGATGATGCACCCAAAGATGACCATACCGTCCTGAGATCTGAAGCCTGTGGAGCAA CACTTGAAACGAATCCAACGCAGGCCACGGGATCTAGCTCTACGCTAAGCCTTGACCTCTTTCAGAATGAGACTAAGCGATCCGGATTAACTGAGGACGAGGAATCTCCTAAAGACGCTGAAACTCGTGGAATGGAGGGAAAAACGGTTTCTCTCGTTGATGATGTGCCAGAGGAGCTTCAGCTAGAGCTTGGCAACAAGAAAATGAGTGCTACATCCAATGCAGCTGAAACAAATCCTGATCAGGCTACTTCATCAAAAGGTGGGCTCTTGGCGAACTTGTTTGAAAGTAGAGAAGAAACAGCGAAAGGGCCAGAAGAAACTTATGCAGGTTCAGGGAGTGGGGCAACAACAACAACACAAGTAGATGATAATGATTCTTGA